Sequence from the Qipengyuania pelagi genome:
GGTGCCAGCGTCTATTCCGCGACGAAGTTCGGCGTGCGCGGCATCACCGAAAGCCTCGACGGAGAATGGGCGGCGGACGGGATCGCGGTCCGCTCGCTCTGCCCCAGCTTCATCGATACCCCCCTGCTCGACAAGAACCCCAATGCGGGGTCCAATCAGGACATCCGCCAACGCGTGACCGATGCCGGACTGGAAATCACGCCGGTCGAGGATGTGGCCGAAGCGGCATGGGCGGCAGTGCATGGCGACCGATTGCACACGCTGGTCGGCAAGACCGCCAAAAGGCTCGGCTTCGCCAGCCGCTGGCTACCGGGCAAACTGCGCAAGCAGACCCGTGCGAGCGCCAGAGCCTTGGGCTAAGCTTTCAGCTAGGCGTTAGAGCAAGCTTCCGATCGCCTTCGCCATCTTCATGTCCTTCAGGGACAATCCGCCCGCGTCATGCGTGGTCAGCGTGACGTCCACCTTGTTGTAGACGTTGAACCATTCGGGATGGTGGTCGCGCTTCTCCGCGATCAGGGCGACACGCGCCATGAAGGCGAAGGCTTCGGAGAAATCGGCGAATTCGAAGCTGCGCTCGATCGCCTTGCCTTCGCGCGCC
This genomic interval carries:
- a CDS encoding 4a-hydroxytetrahydrobiopterin dehydratase codes for the protein MPVEELNQEERDSWMRALPEWSLAREGKAIERSFEFADFSEAFAFMARVALIAEKRDHHPEWFNVYNKVDVTLTTHDAGGLSLKDMKMAKAIGSLL